In one window of Coralliovum pocilloporae DNA:
- a CDS encoding (2Fe-2S)-binding protein: MSGIHVTTTINGDEAEFICQPDETLLDVLRDRMGMTGSKEGCGSGDCGACSVMVNDRLVCSCLVLGAEAEGARVDTIEGMADGETLHPLQRKFLEHAALQCGVCTPGFLVAAKALLEKNPDPSEIEVRYWLAGNLCRCTGYDKIIRAVMDAAAEMRGA; the protein is encoded by the coding sequence ATGTCTGGCATTCACGTAACAACCACCATCAACGGTGATGAAGCTGAATTCATCTGCCAGCCGGATGAAACCCTGCTGGATGTTCTGCGGGATCGCATGGGCATGACGGGCAGCAAGGAAGGCTGCGGCTCAGGCGATTGCGGGGCCTGCAGTGTCATGGTCAATGACCGTCTGGTCTGTTCCTGCCTGGTGCTGGGAGCCGAAGCGGAAGGGGCAAGGGTCGACACGATTGAAGGCATGGCGGATGGTGAAACCCTGCACCCGCTACAGAGGAAGTTCCTTGAGCATGCCGCCCTGCAGTGTGGCGTTTGCACACCGGGTTTTCTGGTGGCGGCGAAGGCTCTGCTTGAGAAAAATCCCGATCCGTCTGAGATAGAAGTCCGGTACTGGCTGGCAGGCAATCTCTGCCGTTGCACCGGTTATGACAAGATCATCCGCGCAGTCATGGATGCTGCTGCAGAAATGAGAGGAGCCTGA